The following nucleotide sequence is from Penicillium digitatum chromosome 5, complete sequence.
cagcccgcaccctgacaaatTTGAAGGGGACCGGAAGGATCTCCGCCGATTCTCCTCCCAGATTAAGGAGAAGCTGAACATCAACCGCGACCGTTTTCCGACCTCGCAATCCCGAATGACCTATGTCACTAACCGTCTGAAGGGCACACCCTATGCCCAGATTCTGCCTTACATCCGCGATGGCATCTGCCAACTGAACGACTTCACCGATATCCTGGACATCCTGGAACGAGCCTCTGGAGACCCAAACCGTGCCCGAAATGCCCGAAACGAACTGTACCGCCTCCGGCAAGGAAACAAGGAGTTCAGCCTGTTCTTTGCCGAATTCCAGCGTCTTGCCATGGAGGGCGAGATGCATAATGAAGCCCTACCCACGATGCTCGAACAAGCAATCAACCGAGAACTGAAAGGGATGTTACTGCATCATGAACCGCCTAAGGGAGACTACCTCGATCTAGCGAGGTTCCTCCAGAACCTGGAAAACCGCCGAGTCCAATACGACAGCGGTCCGTCGACCGCCCCACGGACCTACTCTGCTGCCATaagaaccgccccgaaagcccctgaactgaactctggtagacccggtcctgagcagaccgctaccaccccgCCTGTGAACCCTGACGCTATGGACCTGTCCGCCATCCGCCGCCGCTATGAACAGCCTCTCCGTCGAAGAGGAGACCCGCCGTTCTGATCTGATGATACTGCCTGTTACACTGTaccgaaaagaagaagagtttCCGAGCTATGCTATGCTAGATTCTGGAGCTGAGGGGAAGAGATTCGTCGACCAAGAATGGGCTCGAGAGAATGGTCTTACCCTTATACCACTGACGAAACCTATCCAACTGGAAGGATTCTCTCGTGGAGCGCCTGGATCTTCGCGCTCCGCAAGGGTATGTTGCAGTTCCTTCGGCAGTAGTCGCTGTTAAATTCAATGCTGTGTTCGGCGAAACGGACATAGGGGTCGTGTACTTTCAGCCACGGAAGGCCTAACACGATCGGGTAGTGTGCCAACTGGGTGGCCAGGAAAcaggctttcttctctcggtGATCGCTGATGCGGATGTGCATTTGGACATAGTGGGTGATTGGCCCAcactcagcttcttgtccatCGAATCCTTCCAGTTGGATAGGTTTCGTCAGTGGTATAAGGGTAAGACCATTCTCTCGAGCCCATTCCTGGTCGACGAATCTCTTCCCCTCAGCTCCAGAATCTAGCATAGCATAGCTCGGaaactcttcttcttttcggtACAGTGTAACAGGTAGTATCATCAGATCAGAACGGCGGGTCTCCTCTTCGACGGAGAGGCCGTTCATAGCGGCGGCGGATAGACGGATAACGCGCGGTTGCAGGGCCTGGTCGCGGCTTAGGCCAGGCTGACTCCTTTTAACGAGTCTTCCAGAGATAACGAGCGGGGACGGGTAAAGCGGCCGCGGGGGCTGCTGATCGGAGAGGGCGAACGGGGGAGGATATTCATTTGGCGAGCCGCTAGCGGGCGCTTATCGGCTTGCGGGCAGTCTCGGACGAAGTGCTCCTTCGAGCCACAGCGGAAGCAGGCATTTTGTTCGT
It contains:
- a CDS encoding putative pol polyprotein, producing MLEQAINRELKGMLLHHEPPKGDYLDLARFLQNLENRRVQYDSGPSTAPRTYSAAIRTAPKAPELNSGRPGPEQTATTPPVNPDAMDLSAIRRRYEQPLRRRGDPPF